Proteins encoded in a region of the Acomys russatus chromosome 14, mAcoRus1.1, whole genome shotgun sequence genome:
- the Foxr1 gene encoding forkhead box protein R1 → MGNECFLSFTTSHLSLSTQKLAKYRLRIVHPPKLPLEKKLNPDKDGPDIEPNLWMWVNPNIVYPPGKLEVARLKKEDLPGSQPALKEEEAPGGWSGLPSSSQPPPPRKRKRKQKEKHVVSSPRVWEEHTEEEQAKDQDDSSSVALPSLPTRAPIQRRLLQQALSPEGRLWSRPPLNYFHLIALALRNSPPGGLNVQQIYNFTREHFPFFRTAPEGWKNTVRHNLCFRDSFEKVPVSMQGEASIPPPPPRSCLWKLTEEGHRRFAEEARTLASTRLESIQQCMSQPDVMPLLFHLQEEADMF, encoded by the exons ATGGGTAACGAGTGCTTCCTGTCCTTTACCACATCACACCTGTCCTTGTCCACGCAGAAAC TTGCCAAATACAGACTACGAATAGTTCACCCACCAAAACTGCCTTTGGAAAAAAAACTCAACCCTGATAAAGATG GTCCAGACATTGAACCGAATCTGTGGATGTGGGTGAACCCGAACATTGTGTATCCTCCCGGCAAGCTGGAGGTTGCAAGACTTAAAAAAGAGGACCTGCCTGGTTCCCAGCCAGctctgaaggaggaagaagctCCAGGGGGGTGGTCGGGGCTGCCTTCCTCCAGCCAGCCCCCACCTCCTCGAAAgcggaagaggaagcagaaggagaagcaTGTTGTCTCTTCCCCTAGGGTCTGGGAGGAG CATACAGAAGAGGAGCAGGCCAAGGACCAGGATGACAGCTCCTCTGTGGCTCTCCCATCCCTTCCCACAAGGGCCCCCATCCAGAGGAGGCTTCTCCAGCAAGCCCTCAGCCCGGAAGGGAGGCTCTGGTCCCGACCCCCCCTCAATTACTTCCATCTAATTGCCTTGGCACTCAGAAACAGTCCCCCCGGTGGTCTCAACGTTCAGCAGATCTACAACTTCACTCG AGAACACTTCCCATTTTTCCGGACAGCTCCAGAAGGCTGGAAGAACACAGTCCGTCACAATCTCTGTTTCCGAGACAGCTTTGAGAAAGTGCCGGTCAGTATGCAGGGTGAGGCCAGCattccgcctcctcctcctcgatCCTGCCTCTGGAAGTTGACTGAGGAGGGACACCGCCGCTTTGCGGAGGAGGCCCGCACCTTGGCTTCCACACGGCTGGAAAGTATCCAACAGTGCATGAGCCAGCCAG ATGTGATGCCCTTGCTCTTTCACCTTCAAGAAGAAGCAGACATGTTCTAA
- the Upk2 gene encoding uroplakin-2, giving the protein MASTLPGQTLPLALILLALLAPGAADFNISSLSGLLSPALTESLLVALPPCHLTGGNATLMVRRANDSKVVKSSFVVPPCRGRRELVSVVDSGAGFTVTRLSAYQVTNLTPGTKYYISYRVQKGASTESSPETPMSTLPRKNMESIGLGMARTGGMVVITVLLSVAMFLLVVGLIVALALGARK; this is encoded by the exons ATGGCATCCACGCTGCCTGGCCAGACCTTGCCCTTGGCTCTGATACTGCTGGCTCTCCTGGCTCCCGGGGCTGCAG ACTTCAACATCTCAAGCCTCTCAGGTCTGCTGTCTCCGGCACTAACAGAAAGCCTACTAGTTGCCTTGCCTCCATGTCACCTCACAGGAGGAAACGCCACACTGATGGTCCGGAGAGCCAACGACAGCAAAG TGGTTAAATCAAGCTTTGTGGTGCCTCCATGCCGTGGGCGCAGAGAGCTTGTGAGCGTGGTGGACAGTGGGGCTGGCTTCACCGTCACTCGACTCAGTGCATATCAGGTGACAAACCTGACTCCAGGAACCAAATACTA CATATCCTACCGAGTACAGAAGGGGGCATCCACTGAATCCAGCCCAGAGACCCCAATGTCCACACTTCCTA GGAAGAACATGGAGTCCATCGGGTTAGGAATGGCCCGGACGGGAGGCATGGTGGTCATCACAGTATTGCTGTCTGTCGCCATGTTCCTGTTGGTCGTCGGCCTTATTGTTGCTTTGGCACTGGGTGCCCGCAAATGA